The proteins below come from a single Mercenaria mercenaria strain notata chromosome 3, MADL_Memer_1, whole genome shotgun sequence genomic window:
- the LOC123524404 gene encoding uncharacterized protein LOC123524404 isoform X1 has translation MMRGKSNGGIHSGSGDKADSLNLLDSTDSDVEWLSLPPLKGKKPKKKKSLKAQRETGWSIWGMMKVFLLLSVVGAVVLLCVVSVWLTSQLNDVREQLKQMESRSMASTDDVEKLYKQMAAVNKTLEQQSKSLKTTISDISAINRTVLQLSGRVDKLGEGLKAAPELRQLPEKLQTVSQTVATMGSDVKNMKDTVDKVSPFMKTTSESIDSLKQQFETVKNQVSASEVTPDRESMKPDLANVIQGLSNQLQTVNSSVSTQLSVLMKSNSQQEERIVKLEETSQMLMKNISSISTDHTSIASEHDLLTDDYTSEKFKSSVTDIVQDLLSDESPLPSNSNIEAVMANITQVLGTLKDMEEKYENLESQPGPVTDGDNEYVSMEMFKTLGDGFETKVENLNSSFISLKTDVTTMSQLLTKQSNTVTNLTHQVDATRLYLATLMQKLAGTSAAPEVSEGPGSTEKVTKTTTVKPGEFVTTKKEEENTTKGPGTSPVASTSQSEQGTIHVDFIKTPQELDTNFRRWDRAGTGQVNYDVLDGFLGPQTPKEEDLKPYDEDNNGLYSLAEFAKAFGISLATTTTTETVTEPTPPPR, from the exons GAAAAAGAGTTTAAAGGCTCAGCGTGAGACTGGATGGTCAATATGGGGTATGATGAAGGTGTTTCTTCTCCTGTCTGTGGTTGGTGCAGTTGTACTGTTGTGTGTTGTATCTGTATGGTTGACGTCACAACTCAATGATGTTAGGGAACAGCTCAAGCAGA TGGAGAGCCGAAGTATGGCCAGCACGGATGACGTGGAGAAACTTTACAAGCAGATGGCAGCAGTGAATAAAACCCTTGAACAGCAGAGTAAATCTCTGAAAACAACGATCTCCGATATATCAGCTATAAATAGAACT GTGTTGCAGCTGTCAGGAAGAGTTGATAAACTAGGGGAAGGGCTGAAGGCAGCTCCAGAACTCAGACAGTTACCTGAAAAATTACAGACAGTATCACAG ACTGTGGCAACAATGGGCAGTGATGTCAAAAATATGAAGGATACAGTGGATAAAGTCTCGCCTTTCATGAAAACAACTAGTGAATCAATAGATTCTCTCAAACAACAGTTTGAAACAGTCAAAAATCAG GTTTCTGCAAGTGAGGTTACACCAGACAGAGAGAGCATGAAACCAGACCTGGCAAATGTGATTCAG GGACTATCCAACCAGCTACAGACAGTGAATTCTTCAGTGTCTACCCAGTTGTCAGTGTTGATGAAGAGCAATAGTCAGCAGGAG GAGAGAATAGTGAAGCTGGAGGAGACGAGTCAGATGTTGATGAAAAACATATCCAGTATATCTACAGACCACACATCTATTGCCAGTGAACATGATTTACTCACTGATGACTATACTAGTGAGAAATTCAAGTCAAGTGTCACAGACATTGTTCAAGATTTG CTGAGTGATGAAAGTCCACTTCCATCTAATAGCAATATAGAAGCAGTAATGGCGAATATAACACAAGTACTTGGCACTCTGAAAGACAtggaagaaaaatatgaaaatcttgAGTCACAG CCTGGACCTGTGACAGATGGGGACAATGAGTATGTCAGTATGGAAATGTTCAAAACATTAGGTGATGGATTTGAGACAAAAGTTGAG AATTTGAACTCATCATTTATCAGTCTGAAAACAGATGTAACCACGATGTCACAATTGTTGACAAAACAGTCCAATACAGTAACAAATCTCACTCATCAGGTTGATGCTACCAGACTGTATCTAGCAACACTGATGCAGAAACTAGCAG GTACCAGTGCTGCCCCTGAAGTATCTGAGGGGCCAGGTAGTACAGAGAAAGTTACAAAGACAACTACAGTAAAACCTGGGGAGTTTGTAACAACGAAGAAAGAGGAGGAAAACACGACTAAAG GTCCAGGTACAAGTCCAGTGGCGAGTACATCACAGTCAGAGCAAGGAACCATCCATGTGGATTTTATAAAAACACCACAAG AGCTGGATACAAATTTCCGTCGATGGGATCGTGCAGGCACTGGACAAGTAAACTATGATGTATTAGATGGTTTTCTGGGACCGCAGACCCCGAAAGAGGAAGATCTCAAACCCTATGATGAGGACAACAATGGACTATATTCACTTGCTGAATTCGCAAAAGCATTTGGAATTTCACTTG caacaacaacaacaacagaaacagTTACAGAACCTACACCACCACCTAGATAG
- the LOC123524404 gene encoding EF-hand calcium-binding domain-containing protein 14-like isoform X2, which yields MKKRRELDALVGGVKSRRKNSNSGHELLKYNGSDSSDDDFHLSSPKVRGSGLCSTCTSVFIFLLLVACMLVCAGLTWMHVEMKKDLELLRISLQTVESRSMASTDDVEKLYKQMAAVNKTLEQQSKSLKTTISDISAINRTVLQLSGRVDKLGEGLKAAPELRQLPEKLQTVSQTVATMGSDVKNMKDTVDKVSPFMKTTSESIDSLKQQFETVKNQVSASEVTPDRESMKPDLANVIQGLSNQLQTVNSSVSTQLSVLMKSNSQQEERIVKLEETSQMLMKNISSISTDHTSIASEHDLLTDDYTSEKFKSSVTDIVQDLLSDESPLPSNSNIEAVMANITQVLGTLKDMEEKYENLESQPGPVTDGDNEYVSMEMFKTLGDGFETKVENLNSSFISLKTDVTTMSQLLTKQSNTVTNLTHQVDATRLYLATLMQKLAGTSAAPEVSEGPGSTEKVTKTTTVKPGEFVTTKKEEENTTKGPGTSPVASTSQSEQGTIHVDFIKTPQELDTNFRRWDRAGTGQVNYDVLDGFLGPQTPKEEDLKPYDEDNNGLYSLAEFAKAFGISLATTTTTETVTEPTPPPR from the exons ATGAAGAAGCGCAGGGAACTAGACGCCCTCGTCGGCGGTGTGAAGTCCCGAcgaaaaaattcaaacagcggTCATGAATTATTAAAATACAACGGGTCGGACTCTTCAGACGACGATTTTCATTTATCTTCACCAAAAGT CCGGGGTTCAGGGTTATGTTCAACATGTACATCAGTCTTCATATTCTTACTGCTTGTTGCCTGTATGCTAGTATGTGCTGGACTAACCTGGATGCATGTAGAGATGAAGAAAGATCTGGAATTACTTAGAATAAGCTTGCAAACAG TGGAGAGCCGAAGTATGGCCAGCACGGATGACGTGGAGAAACTTTACAAGCAGATGGCAGCAGTGAATAAAACCCTTGAACAGCAGAGTAAATCTCTGAAAACAACGATCTCCGATATATCAGCTATAAATAGAACT GTGTTGCAGCTGTCAGGAAGAGTTGATAAACTAGGGGAAGGGCTGAAGGCAGCTCCAGAACTCAGACAGTTACCTGAAAAATTACAGACAGTATCACAG ACTGTGGCAACAATGGGCAGTGATGTCAAAAATATGAAGGATACAGTGGATAAAGTCTCGCCTTTCATGAAAACAACTAGTGAATCAATAGATTCTCTCAAACAACAGTTTGAAACAGTCAAAAATCAG GTTTCTGCAAGTGAGGTTACACCAGACAGAGAGAGCATGAAACCAGACCTGGCAAATGTGATTCAG GGACTATCCAACCAGCTACAGACAGTGAATTCTTCAGTGTCTACCCAGTTGTCAGTGTTGATGAAGAGCAATAGTCAGCAGGAG GAGAGAATAGTGAAGCTGGAGGAGACGAGTCAGATGTTGATGAAAAACATATCCAGTATATCTACAGACCACACATCTATTGCCAGTGAACATGATTTACTCACTGATGACTATACTAGTGAGAAATTCAAGTCAAGTGTCACAGACATTGTTCAAGATTTG CTGAGTGATGAAAGTCCACTTCCATCTAATAGCAATATAGAAGCAGTAATGGCGAATATAACACAAGTACTTGGCACTCTGAAAGACAtggaagaaaaatatgaaaatcttgAGTCACAG CCTGGACCTGTGACAGATGGGGACAATGAGTATGTCAGTATGGAAATGTTCAAAACATTAGGTGATGGATTTGAGACAAAAGTTGAG AATTTGAACTCATCATTTATCAGTCTGAAAACAGATGTAACCACGATGTCACAATTGTTGACAAAACAGTCCAATACAGTAACAAATCTCACTCATCAGGTTGATGCTACCAGACTGTATCTAGCAACACTGATGCAGAAACTAGCAG GTACCAGTGCTGCCCCTGAAGTATCTGAGGGGCCAGGTAGTACAGAGAAAGTTACAAAGACAACTACAGTAAAACCTGGGGAGTTTGTAACAACGAAGAAAGAGGAGGAAAACACGACTAAAG GTCCAGGTACAAGTCCAGTGGCGAGTACATCACAGTCAGAGCAAGGAACCATCCATGTGGATTTTATAAAAACACCACAAG AGCTGGATACAAATTTCCGTCGATGGGATCGTGCAGGCACTGGACAAGTAAACTATGATGTATTAGATGGTTTTCTGGGACCGCAGACCCCGAAAGAGGAAGATCTCAAACCCTATGATGAGGACAACAATGGACTATATTCACTTGCTGAATTCGCAAAAGCATTTGGAATTTCACTTG caacaacaacaacaacagaaacagTTACAGAACCTACACCACCACCTAGATAG